In Vigna unguiculata cultivar IT97K-499-35 chromosome 3, ASM411807v1, whole genome shotgun sequence, a single genomic region encodes these proteins:
- the LOC114179561 gene encoding polygalacturonase-like: MAIAKSVVLILLFAVVCSVEGAVKRPIVGPDMFKNKNVAKDKLLPGEQIFNVMDFGAKANGKFDCTQAFMDAWQKVCHTTGPARLFVPEGRFLISSMYFSGPCTAQPPITIQVKGYVMATTDISEYENGDWLIFQKHNGLKIIGGGTFDGQGKQSWEYSEKCESGDDGACARNPSSLFFSDSSNVVVQGIRTANPKGFHIFVTKCSNIRLRKLKLVAPETSPNTDGIHVSHSDTVIMSRNTIATGDDCISMIQGVKNVFINRLKCGPGHGISIGSLGKYEDEDEVRGIRIQNCSLINTTNGLRVKAWPDRYPGAASDISFTNIDMENVKNPIIIDQEYECDPDCKKKPSLVRIQNVHFQNVKGTTTSPLAVDLRCSKLFGCQGVTVRDIDLKFGDAPTTARCVNTQPLFAGLLMPPPCA; encoded by the exons ATGGCCATTGCAAAGAGCGTTGTTCTTATCTTGCTCTTTGCAGTGGTCTGCAGTGTGGAGGGAGCAGTAAAACGACCTATTGTTGGTCCTGACATGTTCAAGAATAAAAATGTGGCTAAGGATAAGCTACTTCCTGGCGAGCAAATATTTAACGTCATGGATTTTGGAGCCAAAGCTAATGGCAAGTTCGATTGCACCCAG GCGTTCATGGATGCATGGCAAAAGGTGTGCCATACGACGGGGCCAGCGAGGCTTTTTGTTCCTGAAGGCAGATTCCTGATTTCATCGATGTATTTCAGTGGACCATGCACTGCTCAACCTCCAATAACAATTCAAGTAAAAGGGTATGTGATGGCTACCACGGATATTTCCGAGTACGAAAACGGAGACTGGCTCATATTCCAGAAGCACAATGGGTTGAAGATTATTGGCGGGGGAACTTTCGATGGCCAGGGAAAACAGTCCTGGGAATACTCCGAGAAATGCGAATCAGGTGATGACGGTGCTTGCGCCAGGAATCCAAGC AGCCTTTTCTTCAGCGATAGCAGCAACGTGGTTGTACAGGGCATAAGGACTGCGAATCCCAAAGGCTTTCACATATTCGTTACCAAATGTTCAAACATAAGATTGAGAAAACTGAAGCTGGTTGCCCCGGAAACCAGCCCCAACACCGATGGCATTCATGTCAGCCACTCTGACACCGTGATTATGTCCAGAAACACCATTGCAACAGGGGATGATTGCATCTCTATGATACAAGGAGTGAAGAATGTTTTCATCAACAGACTCAAGTGTGGCCCTGGCCACGGTATAAG TATCGGTAGCCTTGGGAAATATGAGGATGAGGACGAGGTGAGAGGCATTCGCATCCAGAATTGCTCATTGATCAACACAACAAATGGTCTGAGAGTGAAAGCATGGCCTGATAGATATCCAGGTGCAGCCTCAGACATTAGCTTCACTAACATTGACATGGAAAATGTGAAGAATCCTATCATCATTGATCAAGAGTATGAATGTGATCCAGACTGCAAAAAGAag CCATCACTTGTAAGGATCCAAAATGTTCATTTCCAAAATGTGAAAGGAACAACAACTTCACCACTTGCAGTGGACTTAAGGTGCAGCAAGCTGTTTGGGTGCCAGGGTGTTACAGTTAGAGACATTGACCTCAAGTTTGGAGATGCCCCAACAACCGCAAGATGTGTCAATACTCAACCTCTCTTTGCTGGTTTGCTAATGCCCCCACCCTGCGCATAG
- the LOC114175566 gene encoding agamous-like MADS-box protein AGL62 produces MENPSFPLGMNNHGFSSDIEAFKQQKKKAGRKKIEIKKIEKSSNKQVTFSKRRTGLFKKASELCILCNVNIAIIVFSPAEKLFCFGHPDFEGIVESYLKGSKVFDPRESRERSVSYEECNKQYEEALKNLELEKKNLRETETLVKKGCNRRWWEDPIDQMSERELEQFMLSVYELRRKLAERGGELLMQSML; encoded by the coding sequence ATGGAAAACCCTTCTTTTCCTTTAGGCATGAACAACCATGGTTTTTCTTCAGACATCGAAGCGTTTAAGCAGCAGAAGAAAAAAGCAGGGCGGAAGAAGATCGAGATAAAGAAGATCGAGAAGTCTAGCAACAAGCAAGTGACATTCTCGAAAAGAAGAACAGGGCTATTCAAGAAAGCGAGTGAACTCTGCATTTTGTGCAATGTCAATATAGCCATCATCGTGTTTTCTCCTGCTGAAAAATTGTTCTGCTTCGGTCATCCAGACTTCGAGGGCATTGTCGAAAGCTACCTTAAAGGTTCCAAAGTGTTTGATCCACGGGAGTCAAGGGAGAGATCAGTGTCGTATGAAGAGTGCAACAAGCAATACGAGGAGGCACTGAAGAACTTGGAGTTGGAAAAGAAGAATCTCAGAGAAACTGAAACTCTGGTTAAGAAGGGGTGTAACAGAAGGTGGTGGGAGGACCCTATTGATCAGATGAGTGAACGCGAGTTGGAACAGTTTATGCTCTCTGTTTATGAGTTGAGGAGAAAATTAGCCGAAAGGGGTGGTGAATTGTTGATGCAATCAATGCTATAG